From the genome of Tenrec ecaudatus isolate mTenEca1 chromosome 1, mTenEca1.hap1, whole genome shotgun sequence:
TACGGTGGCCTCCTGAGATCCCTCGTAGGACCTGGGGACCACAAGCTTAACTTTTCCCTTTGACTCTGGAGAAAGGAACCGAGGTAGGGGTGGAAGGGGGTTCCCTGCCCGTGAGGTATCTCCCGCCCCTGTGGCtggcagaggctgggaggagttacccccagcccagccccctcggAGCAGGGTCATGGGAAAAGACCAGGTCCTGGTAAACCCGGGCAGTTTCACCCCCAGCCCCTAGCCTTCGGAGGCTAAAGGTGGCTGGCAGCTTCTTCCAGGATGGGcagctgaggaagggggaagacataGGCTGAGGGCCAGGGCTGTCCTGGTGACCTGGGAGACTCACCCTTCTGGTCCCCAGCCTCCTCCAGCCGCACATGCAAGCGGGAAAGCTCACGGGCCTGTGTTGGGAAGAGAATATTCATATGCCGCCCCTCCCACGCAAGGATACCTCACCACTACCCTTTCCCCTGCAGCCTGCGGTTCCTGCTCCTCAGTCCCATGTCCTCTGGAAATCATAGCTCCTCCCACTTTGCTCTTTCCTGGTCCAGACAGACTTGCAGCCAGGAGGGCAGGTGAGCAGATggcgtgagggagggtgtgtcactcaccactacaatcccaaagcactactatgatcccaaatcactactatgatcccaaatcactactatgatcccaaagcactactatgatcacaaagcactactatgatcccaaatcactactatgatcccaaagcactactatgatcacaaagcactactatgaccccaaagcactactatgatcccaaatcactactatgatcccaacactactatgatcacacagcactactatgatcacaaagcactaccaTGATCCCGAACTATACCATGATCCTAAGTCACCATTACCTTCCCAAATCACcactatgatcccgaatcactactatgatcctgaATCAATCACTACAATGATCTGACTCACCACTAGGACACCGTTGCTGGTGAGCTGCTCCGCACAGTCTGTCCTGGGAAAAGCCATGAGCGGGGGTCAGGTTCTTGCCCCCAAGGAAGCCTAGGCAGTCCTTCCAACCACAGAGGGTCCCCGGGGAAGGACACCAGCCCTGAGCGCACGAGGCTCTCTCCTTCCAGAAGGGAGAGATTTGACCCAGAGCCCCTCTCCCTACCTCGCAACCCCCAACTCCCCTGACCCCCGCGACCCCCAACTCACACACTCTGCAGGAGGAATTCAACGTCGAACCGCTCCCCACCCTGAAAAAGCAAGTTATAAAGGTAagacgtgtgcatgtatgtgggcatgcatgtgagtggttgtgtgcacatgtgagtgtgtgtgcatgtgtatccacatggctgtgcatgtgtgagtgtgacagtggttgagtgcgtgtgcttgcgtgtgagtgtacctgtgtatgtgtgtgaggctgcgtgtgggtgtgaatgtgagtgtgtgtgtcagtgtgggtatgtgcagattccaacccagacgccagccaggggtgccaatgcggggagggctgctgtccataatGTGGCCCCGAGGAGGGGGCTACTCCTCGGGAAGCAGGTCCTGGTTGACACTCGGGCACCAGGTAAACCTGACCTCATGGTCTGTAAACAAGTTCTTTGAAGAGGGGCATTTAAGCAGCATCCCGTTGGTGGTACCGAGGGTGGCCGCCCATGTGGATTCTTGCCTGCGGGCTCAGCAAGAAGCTCTGGCGCCAGAACTCCCCAGGCAGCAGAGTGCCACGTCAAACAGCACTGACAGCACGGGGTCGTCGCTGGTCAGCAGGTCCTGGTCAAAGACTTTCAGCTCCACCATGTTCTGGAAGGGGAGCAGCGGGACagggccatggggtgggggtggggtgggggtggcgctgGGGGTACGCAGGGCTGGGCTGAGGCAGGCCCACCTTGATCTGGCTGTGCACCCGGAAGAGGAAGCTCTGGTTCCAGACAGGGTTTCTGCAGTTGTTGACCGTGCACGTCTGGAGCCGGTGGTTGCAGGCCGTGGGCAGCCACAGGGTCACATAGAAGTCACGGTGGGTCACTTGGAGGAGAAGAAATGAGGGCCAATTCTCCCCCAAGCCAGCCACGCAGAGTCTACCACCAGAGGGATCCCTGGGGACGCACCGAACCCCACCCTCCATCACCAGCCCTTGCCCGTCCCTCTTTGCAGCTCCTCCTCCCAGGACCTCGCAGGCCCAGCCCTCCTGCCACCTCCCACCGTCCCTGCCCTGCTCCAATTGCAACCTCAGTTCCCTTCTCCTCTCTCAGTCAACTCACCCACgtccctggcaggcaggctgtgggcctgcagcacacgaatggtgagcaggcaggtcccgggcaacttggcctgcagagcagcagggaggggacaagcttgctgtgggatgacatgaccaAAGGCCGAAGGCGATGGAAGGGAGTTTGGGGCACCTGTGAGGGTTCACCCAGCACCAACAGGGCCAAGGCCACCCAGAACCCCGAGTCTAGAAGAGACAGGGCACGTCCATAGGAACTTACACAATGCCCATGACAGGTCTGTCCCAAGGGCTATCCATACATTAACTCAGCCGACTACTACGCTGCCTCACGAGGAGGCGGAGGCATGGAGAGGTGACCCAGCAACTGGCCGGAGACCCAGAGGCAGGATCGCTGTGCTCTCCGCTTCCCTCTCCTGGAACCAGCAGGCTCCCATCTTGCCACCTGTCTGCCCCAGCCCATGCCCTCGCTTACAAAGCTCTGGGTGGGCATACAGAAGTGCATGGAGGGAGCGGCCTGCTAGGACTAAGCTCCTCTTTGCTCACTCGCTCCTCCCTgtgcatcccacccctggtcagggggcagttctggaagccacctctgtgctggggcaggtgggaggttaccaggccaggcagcccatgggcgccaagccctgtgccctccaggttctccgagggcagagaaacaaaggaccccaggactccatcccaaaccaccccgggctctgggctgaagccctgccaggtgtgctggggccagggagcgtgtgtcagcacaccctttcactggcctcccagctgccattggaagtcccagctgcatgcgcccaggggttcctggcagaggaagaacccgggaaagtcacccatctcatcagtctcaagccccgacagcccaggcaactgactcagagggagcaggggagcagccaGCAGCCTCTCCCTGCCTAGAAGCTCTGTGGATCCCCAGCCCAGCCATGCCCCTACCCAAAGCTGGCAAACATGCCCCCTACACCTGAAGACCACCGCGGCCACAGCCCTCCAGAGAAAGCATTAGCCAGGACTCAGGTGGGGAGTAAGAGTCAGAGTGGGCTCCAGTGCCACGCCAGTCTTACCAGAGCCATgaggctgggggtcccaggcgGGGCGAGCAAAGGCAGCAGTAACCACTGGGCCGAGGACTGTGGGGATTTAAGCCAAAATCCAAGTATGTCCCAACTGGCCTCCCTTGCCCCTCCCACCTGCATCTTCAGCTCGGCCCAAGCCCCACAACCTGCCCAAGAAATGAGGCACCTCAGCCTATACTGGGGCTACTGACACCCTCCCATGGGCTcaaggtcccccacccctgctgggttcctggaaaacccactgcccccagcagacaccacctgggcctgcccagccgggtcctgcttccaggacagctcaccaaccacccgtgtgagcaggacaggaaggcatggcttggaggggccacaggtctgggcagccGCCAGAGGTAGGGCAAGGGCAGAGTCCCCACCAACAAGGCTTGTAGCAACATCCAGGTACCACTAGGACAGGAATGCCCAGTCTCCACTGAAGCAGACCTGGAGGAGGGGTGTATCCAGAGCCTATCATCACAGCAGGGGAGTGGCTGTTACTAAAAACAGCTCTTCAAAGccagggcctgggccacctgggtcctcagagatggccaggactggagctccaggtgggaacccaggggaagggggctcatctccccttttgtgggggcagcatgagaaagccagttccttctgcagaggagcagcccaggggtgggggtggggcagtttaTGTCCCCTGGTCCCTGTGCTGGTTAGGAGACACAGGCTCGTCCCCAGGTCACCAACCCCATCGCGAAGCAAACCAGAGTCCCAGTCAACGAGCCCTGGCAGAGAGTTAAAACAGGGTTGCCCTGCCAGCCAGACCGGAGTACAAGCTGTGGTCCCTGGACAGACAGGGAGCTAGCTCCTCTCTCTGACGTTTCCATCTGAACCCTCCCCGCCCTGCCGGAGACACAGAAAGCCACAAGGAGCAGGTACCACATGGAGCCTCCCCGGCTTTATTGAGCATGTCCTTCGAGCGAGCGAGCGGGCCCTTACAGAAACCCTCTCCAGGCCCTAGGGCAGCCAGAAAGGTAGGGACCATCATTATCTCCACTTCACAGCTTTACAGAGGAGGGAGGACGCCGCAGCTGGCCTCCACCCACGGGGCTGCTTCACCTGCATGGCAGCTTTCTGGGAACCCTGACCTAGACACCTGCCTGGCACTTCCTGGTCCTCCTCCTATCACCCACGATAGTCTCCAGGGTCGGTCCCAATCCAAACGGGGTTCTGGGTCAGACAGACTCAGGGTGTCTCTGTGGGGGCCCatctggggaggagccagagtgcCCCCTGAGCTGTGGGGGCGGGGCACGTTCCCTGGGGGCTCCACTAGTCCAGGCCTGAGGCCTTGGTGAGGGTGTCGAGCAGTTGGAAGTAACTATACTTGAGGTCATACTCCATGTCGTACCAGAAGTTCACTGTTGGGAGAGCAAGCACATGAGTGGGTGGCCCAGCTCTGACCCAgagcctccccagcccacccgctGGCCGAGGCCGGCAGCTCCTCACCAacaatgcagccctgggactgCTGCACGTGGTggaaccacaaggccggcaggtAGAGCATCTCGCCGGCCTGCATGGTGCAGCGGAGGGCCTGGGCCCCACGGTACTGTGGGTACCGGGACAGATCTGGCGCCAGGGGATCCAGTGGAAGCCAGGGCACCTGGGGACGTAGCAGGACCGGGGAACTCGGCCTTTGGCCTTGCCAAAGGTAAGGGCCAAAGGTCCCCCTCCACTCCGCCCTGGGAAGCCAGCCCCAGAAGGCGGGACCTTACGGAGGAAGGGGCCACCTTCCCAGGACTTTTGGGGCCCACTTGCTCCTCGGAGATGGATGAGCTCGCCCCTCCCTGAGGCCCAGGGCCAAGATGGACACCTTCTCCATGGCCTCTTCATCCACCACCTCAAAGGTGCCCACCTCAGTGAGTCGGTAGGTTGCTGGGGTGTACAGCTCTGATGCCAGAGAAAAAGGGGGAGCTCAGCAAAGAGTGCTCCCAGCCCCTCacacctcctcccagcctctcctgtTGGCTGCCTGGCCCCAGGGACACAGGCAGGGAATCCTCGCTACCCTTCCTCTGGTTTGGGGCCCATGCGTAAGGCAGGCCCCAGCCCTACCGTAGGGGATGAAGGGTCGGTCGCTGGGCAGGTGTAAcagaaaatgtttgtctccagagAGGACACAGTAGAGGTTTTCATAGTGGTCCTTGTGCactgccaacacaaagaaggtcctGGGCAGATTTGGCGGAGCAGGGCACATGAGAGGCAGAACCTGCCCACCCAGAGCCTTGCGCCTCAAGACAGCCAGGGGTGTAAAAACGAGAAAGTCCTGCGAATAAAGATTTCAACCTTCCATCCAAAGTGTCCCCTGATGTCTCCTTTACGCCCAGTTCTAGTTCAACTTAGCCAGTAAAGGATCtccatccctctgccatgagcatggtgctcttttaaactccatccgggctcagactgaaaacagcctcttcaaagaacagccaggatcctggaggacaatgaatttataaggggggagggggaatcccattattttctacacagtttctgaagccccctcatttccctcagggagaagaactcgggaagggagggtgagaacGTTTAAACCAACTAGAGGGactgaatcaatgtcactgagctgtcagcgtagaagcttggtgtgtgcttctgctctgtgtattctcaacgacATAGTCAAACCAGACTCCAGGAGATGCCCAGGGAGGAATGGGGTGGAGGGCATTCCAGATCCCAGCCACCAGGGACTTGGCACTCACCACACCCCCCATGCGGGTCATCTCTCCAAAGAGGTAAATATCCACGCATAGGGTTCTCCCAAGTTCACCTCCGGGGCCAACGTGCCCTCTGAGAGATGTTTAGTGCGCCCCCACACCAAAGTCATCCCACCCACCACGCTGCCACGCCACTCCTCCTCTGTTCGCAGAATTGTAGACCGACCCTCcaggccagcctcccacccttggccccatcctggctcCTCCCTGTCCCTGCATCCCAGAGACACCTACAGGACGTCACTGTGGCCGCCTCCCCCAGCCAGAAGTTCACCGCTTCTGGCATcatccctgcaggacagaggaggagagttaggagcggttgtcccctgcaggtcgGGTCTGGGATAACACCCAACAGGATGTGGGCGGGGGTGCTGCGTGCGAGCGAGGGGCATCCCAGGGAAAAGTGGCGAAGAGGCCATGGTTTGGAGGGCTTGGGGAATGGGCCCAGCCCCCCACAGGCAAAAGTTAGAGCACTAATCCTTTGCAGTCGGTCAACAGTCAAGGCTTCCAgggcggcagggcctgaccctggccatggggtggtgggtgtgggccaagacaatcaatgtcactgagctgtcagtgtagaagcttggtgtgtgcttctgctgtgtattctcaacgacTGCCCTCTGCCCAAGTCGCCCCCTCTCACCCAGAGCCTCGGAGGCCCAGGGCACGTGGGGCTCCAAGTCGGGCAGCAGCTGGGGCAGCTCGGTAAGCAGGTTAGAGCACTGCTTCTGCACGTAGAGCACGCCAGGGTGCcgggccctgccctccaggacgtccaacacacctcacaggggcagcaggCGCTCGGCTGGCATCAGGAAGTGGTCTCCGCGTATGGAATCAGCATAGCCATCTGGGGTCACCGCTACGCTCACCTCCATGGCGCCCACCGTGGCCCTAGGGGAAGGGACTCTAAGAGCATGCCCACATGCCACAAGACAGCTCGCCCATCACCCtagcccagcccagggctgcaccCACCTCAGATAGGGGAGCGACCACTTCTGCAGGGCATTGCGCACGATGCAGGGCCTGCTGGGGCAGACCCAGCCCCGGTAGAAGTGCAGTGGCATCGGGGCCTCATCCAGGTAGGGCACGGTTGGAGGCACGCCAAGCtcttaagtggggtgggaggtagatGTTGACATAAACAGCACCCAGCCACTTACGGATGAGATGCCCTCTCTGGGCAGGCCACAGGGTATCACTGGGCAGTGCTCACTGGGGAGGGACCAAGAGACTCTGGACCACCAGAAATAGAAGGGGATTTTCAAGGAGGAGGCTGCCGCACGCCTACTCCAGGAGGGGCCACACAGCCCAAGAGCAGGTGAgcaacatactctggtgtcaacttgtggaggggtggagtctaagctgtcattcaggttgtagcttgatgacctcatttggaggtgcccacGGAAATCAATAGctcccttcctgtgagacattcctgctgacaagacacacagagctacactagagccctggagccgcaGGGCTCACTTGGatacccctgctagcgctgggatgcctccaccaccactgggtccacaaggctttccacccactggcctgtgatcttcctgcatcagcatcattgcttgtgtttcgtgagtaggaagagggatttatagactggtatcggacatatgggctaatatcagacttaaggacttgatctggactgggctgggatgttttcttaatgtacaatttttctttgatataaagttctcttttaaaacacatataagtggctatgaatttgtttctctggtcaactggggctaacacagcgggactcctgcttggcccaaaccccagtcctccctggggccagaCCCTTGGTTAGCTTCCCTAGCTGTGGTGGCGGACCTCTTGCGAAGTATAGAAAAGCAGCCTCAGGCACCACGCAGGAAGCTCCCCGTGGCTGGGGGCAGCAAGATGAAGGAAGAATGCCTTCCAACTGCGAATATTCACTGAATATTTTGGAATGTGCTCAGCACTTGGCTTGGCCAGTGTGAATgggtcctttcaagatgctgacagcctcatcggggagacatgcctataacctgaacgccctgggtcttccatgatggtaccgtgctgtgtgctgcctgggtggctttctcttgctgcccttcaTCGCACCCTTCATAAACATCACTGACTCCCTGTTGTGCTCCTGGCTGGCTCCTCGTCTCACCGAGTCTACCTACAAACACTCCCAACCTCCCTCGCCctcaccttctccctctcccatgccacctcctttggggcccctccactcacaagtcacctcaagagccttccttcccccagctggctatccttcttctttAGGAACTTGTGAACCACAATACCCACCGCCCACCCCCTCCCGGCCCCAGCCCACAACCATTTCTAGTAAACAAAAAGTgttgccctcgagtcgattctggTTCCTGGTGACCCGGGATGTCAGAGTGGACCTTTGCTCCACAGTTTGTGGCCCTGACTTTTCTGAAAAGGATTGCATTTTGTTGGGGGTCCTTTAGGAGGAGGCAAAGTGCACCGACCTTCCCATTAGTAAGACAAATGCTTAACCATGGACACCACCCCGGGGCTCTGAAAAACTCCTCGTTCCCTTCCTGCGTGCATGTCCACTTGACCACCTGCACCGTCAAGCACACTATCTAtgggccctggtggtggcacggtgcttaagcacgtggctgctaaccaggagggggttgatctcagtccaccaggtgcccctcgggagagagacgtggtggccaatctgtttcctcagacacaatacggggcagttctacgactccagtgacaggtttgcaaacaggttaatatactatctactcaattgatttccactggatagctgtctctgtccccggctagaatgtgatctccatgagggtgggggtgtgggttacGCCTTCCCAGGAGGGAGCACAGTGCCCAGCACGCCCAGGATCCCCAGTACACACTGGCTTAATGACTGGATTAAAGGCTTACAATATCTCCTGCCACAGTGAACTAACTGGTTCCCCTGGCTTAACTCCCCTCCTTCCAAAAGCATTTATCACCCCAGCTCCAGACATCTTCTTGAAAGGCAGCCTCATGTTGTCACTCTGAGCAAACCTCCTTTGATGACTTACCACTTGGAGAATAAAGTCTGCCTGGCCTTGGTAATGGGGCCCAACCCATTCTTCTCCTCTGATTAGCCTCTGCCTGGAGCCAGCCCCTTACCACACACCCTCCCTGCACCCTGGCCCTGCAGCTCCCTCCATTCTTTCCCTTGGGTAGAGCGGAAGGTCCCCCCTGtgcttcaaggccactgccctccCCCTGAACCACAAGGTCGCGCGCCTCCGGTGAAGTCATCCGATTAGTCTCACGGTCAGTGGGAAAGTGGGGATGTCTTTAGCTAGATCAGAAATTGGAGCTGAATAGGAAGGTCCCAGGGGACCTGCGAAGGTGGAAAGGGAAGAGCTGATTGGTACTTGAAAGTCACTGGCAAAGAGGCAAGAAGGATCCTGCCTAGTAGATACAGGAACCCGGAGGGGTGACACGTGgccaagctgtgccagcccactgtAACAGGCACCCCGGAAGATGACTCAGGCTCAGTAAACCCCTGAGATTCTCACAGAAATTCTTAACAGAGGTGGTAACTGTTATTTTTAGCCCCTTTATGTTTTTTactcttcttccattttgattttcttgcatttgaaTAGATTTCTTTTGGGGTACGGTCACTCTTCTATCCAAGGGCTTTGAAACGAGAGAATTTCAAGGGAGATCTAGACAATTCCTTTGACCCCATAATTCCTCTGCTAGGAATTTAACCAACCAAAATACACATGGGCAAAACGCTTCCCTCTCCCGAGCGCACCATCCTCTCTCCGACTCAGGGTGTTTGCTTTCCGTGAACTGCCCCCGCATGTGtctgcacactccctccctccccgcccgtgAGTCTGTGCCCACGAGCCACCTCCTCATTGAGGCCCTCTCTACTCACCCTATTGAACCTCCATCCCGGAGCCCCTCATTGCACTTAACTGATTTCCCCACATTTATCTTCTAACCTACTGTCTCTTCATTTAGTGTGCCTACGGCTAACTGTAAGGAACCCCggtagctgctaacagcaaggtcagtggttcaaacccatcggccactcctcaggagaaaatagacgctgtctgctcacttaaagaatttcagcctcactaacccacccaaggggagcgggtattgtttttatctccacagggaaagagggaccagacttcaacccaatgctccaagatgtgaatgcagcatgccagcatgcagtagggaaccagtggagaggtttggggggccgattccaatcccaactactaaatggacacctgcccctccccccagaagaatttatttcaaagggcggcattgaatctgaagctccgggagagggacatatctgatcggagcacacgggagcagaggaaggggaacgaggagagtggagcacatcctggaccaccgggCCATGGGGACgatatttccaattagaacagccagttcacagagaggaccacatggccagccaaactaggagacatggcgcccctcattgactcatagccc
Proteins encoded in this window:
- the LOC142440760 gene encoding LOW QUALITY PROTEIN: bifunctional peptidase and (3S)-lysyl hydroxylase JMJD7-like (The sequence of the model RefSeq protein was modified relative to this genomic sequence to represent the inferred CDS: substituted 1 base at 1 genomic stop codon), with translation MASLHFDFSSGAPCPPSPGSSRPPTPADPRQPSASSTPGRAPTLSTSCRREPLPNPRVSPNLRFRGAPQPTLLSQPAEGPSQRLAQDASRELGVPPTVPYLDEAPMPLHFYRGWVCPSRPCIVRNALQKWSLPYLRATVGAMEVSVAVTPDGYADSIRGDHFLMPAERLLPLXGVLDVLEGRARHPGVLYVQKQCSNLLTELPQLLPDLEPHVPWASEALGMMPEAVNFWLGEAATVTSLHKDHYENLYCVLSGDKHFLLHLPSDRPFIPYELYTPATYRLTEVGTFEVVDEEAMEKVPWLPLDPLAPDLSRYPQYRGAQALRCTMQAGEMLYLPALWFHHVQQSQGCIVVNFWYDMEYDLKYSYFQLLDTLTKASGLD